ctctatcttaaTTCTTAGCTATAATTAAATgcatattaataaattgtttatttaCTAGTAAAGTAAGATCATTTTGGAGCTGATTGGGTCTTGTGGGAAGCCAAGGCATGGATGGAATCTGCAAGCTTGTTGATAGCATCAACAAGGCCATTAATGCCTTGCCTATTGAtttctgtcttagattcctCAATCTTCAGCCTTCTCTCTTGCAAACTCAAAAGTTCTCTGTGCCTCCTTTCCTCTCTCTCCTCGCTTGCTTGAAGGGCTTCTGCTATGATAGAAGCGCTTTTGGAAATGGCAGTGCCCACTTCATGTGATGAGCTGCTTGCATTTGCAGTGCCACTGGTTCCCTCTCCACTTTCACCTccttttctccttctctttgcTGGTGAGTCTGAATGCTCACTCGTATCAGAATCTAAGCTATCACACATCTCCAAATCATACACATATGGAActaaatcaaaccaaaaataaataaataaaatactaactaaaaaatatcaattatgACTCATCTATAACCATCAACAGTGATGATGAAATCACTCAAATGTTACCTTCAATTTTCTTCTGagattaaattaatattaaaaacagATATACATAGTTGCGAGTGGTATGACATTAAATTTTGTGCATCTCAGTTTTATAATTCTGCTGAAAGTACATTGCATAGAAGAGAAATTAAATTCCATAATAAATGTCATACGGTGAAGTTAAggcatcaatttttttttccttgggtGGAAAAATGAATGgccaaaattttctaaatgtAAAAAGAAAGTGCAGCTTTTGCTccaaagagagacagagagattaATAATACCTACATTGCTGATGCTCATATGAGTTTGCTTAATATATTATCCTGATATGCTAATCTTAGAACTCGAAAAATGCATAAAAGAGATAAGAGAGGTTTTTGATTCATTTAGAGAGAGTACCTACTGTGGGCATATGCTGAGAATATGTTAGAGCAGGTGGTGCTGCTAGTGATGGCAGTGGAGGAAGAGTAGGTGCTGGTGGTGCTGGTAGTGCTAATGTTGGAGGTGGAGGAGGAGTAGTAGTAGAGATGTGATGCTGTACTAGAGGCAAAGAAACAGGTCTGTCCATCACAAAGCCAACATTGGGATTGGAATCTACAGGCATAGGCACACCAGCACCAACCACAATCCTTTGACTTACATTTGCTCCTAGTTTCTTCTCCACAACCTCCACCAAAGCCTGATATATCTGAGGGGACATATTGGTGGGCAAgttcctctcttttctctcattccTCTCGATCTTCCAATATGACCTTTCAACATTGGTTCCTTCTCCTCTCTCAGCTATCCTCCTCTCATAGTCCCTCACTTTCTTGTAATCTCTCATAAGGTTATCCCACTTGTCATTGCACT
The sequence above is drawn from the Castanea sativa cultivar Marrone di Chiusa Pesio chromosome 5, ASM4071231v1 genome and encodes:
- the LOC142634448 gene encoding uncharacterized protein LOC142634448 isoform X1; translated protein: MAEQGGNSIMRDYRKGNWTPDETMILIDAKKMDDERRTKRSSGGDTSSEGSLGRNKSVEPRWKWVEDYCWRKGCFRSQNQCNDKWDNLMRDYKKVRDYERRIAERGEGTNVERSYWKIERNERKERNLPTNMSPQIYQALVEVVEKKLGANVSQRIVVGAGVPMPVDSNPNVGFVMDRPVSLPLVQHHISTTTPPPPPTLALPAPPAPTLPPLPSLAAPPALTYSQHMPTMCDSLDSDTSEHSDSPAKRRRKGGESGEGTSGTANASSSSHEVGTAISKSASIIAEALQASEEREERRHRELLSLQERRLKIEESKTEINRQGINGLVDAINKLADSIHALASHKTQSAPK
- the LOC142634448 gene encoding uncharacterized protein LOC142634448 isoform X3 is translated as MAEQGGNSIMRDYRKGNWTPDETMILIDAKKMDDERRTKRSSGGDTSSEGSLGRNKSVEPRWKWVEDYCWRKGCFRSQNQCNDKWDNLMRDYKKVRDYERRIAERGEGTNVERSYWKIERNERKERNLPTNMSPQIYQALVEVVEKKLGANVSQRIVVGAGVPMPVDSNPNVGFVMDRPVSLPLVQHHISTTTPPPPPTLALPAPPAPTLPPLPSLAAPPALTYSQHMPTVDSPAKRRRKGGESGEGTSGTANASSSSHEVGTAISKSASIIAEALQASEEREERRHRELLSLQERRLKIEESKTEINRQGINGLVDAINKLADSIHALASHKTQSAPK
- the LOC142634448 gene encoding uncharacterized protein LOC142634448 isoform X2 translates to MAEQGGNSIMRDYRKGNWTPDETMILIDAKKMDDERRTKRSSGGDTSSEGSLGRNKSVEPRWKWVEDYCWRKGCFRSQNQCNDKWDNLMRDYKKVRDYERRIAERGEGTNVERSYWKIERNERKERNLPTNMSPQIYQALVEVVEKKLGANVSQRIVVGAGVPMPVDSNPNVGFVMDRPVSLPLVQHHISTTTPPPPPTLALPAPPAPTLPPLPSLAAPPALTYSQHMPTVDSDTSEHSDSPAKRRRKGGESGEGTSGTANASSSSHEVGTAISKSASIIAEALQASEEREERRHRELLSLQERRLKIEESKTEINRQGINGLVDAINKLADSIHALASHKTQSAPK